In the Methanobacterium sp. genome, one interval contains:
- a CDS encoding endonuclease MutS2 — protein sequence MDLHDIKGIGDKLASKIINHFGTQEEFFQAARNYEVYQLANMEGISQRRAVEIINTVLGNPTEEFLKTERAIQIYEEIIHSIINYANTEYAKNRILLLSPGKDMGKIQENMSLVMEAKKMANRLPINTLRGLLKNVDYAVNTKPKYDTSKAILVESKEDYSGLMDRGLNKQAQILSIQEAGSLEEFELVVYVYRDGILEMDETSNMVMVGADAEDLQIVPETVLSYYYDNKVLLENVLKIRTILGYGSVLGEVLNILGSLESSEINEKDFDIAVNQAKDIADEKLKEAIKNVDLSGEEVLDLLNKDMPPKIQVIFDDILKEAMDYIKKDTGVVFDPFIQKYPLEIDFQELKRVKKQETGKKRVEFFEKKVNAAVELEQLKSDVESEIREILEFDYQFTLGCFAHYYDLHAPSIGDGFYFKDGLHLNLALKDISKVQRINYSLKSPENVVLLTGANSGGKTTLLETLAQISIMSQMGLPVCAKEASVKLVDELYFFSKKRSLDAGAFESFLSTFMPIVVRDEEKLILLDELEAITELEAAVKIISSFINFIQDSKSFAIIVTHMAREILKNTEVRVDGIEAKGLDDEYNLIVDRTPRMNYFARSTPELILRMVYERSEGKLKEIYGKMLERF from the coding sequence TTGGATTTGCATGATATTAAAGGCATAGGGGATAAATTAGCCTCAAAAATAATTAACCATTTCGGAACTCAGGAAGAATTCTTCCAAGCAGCACGCAATTACGAAGTCTACCAACTAGCAAATATGGAAGGAATTAGCCAACGCCGTGCAGTAGAAATCATTAATACTGTTCTTGGAAATCCTACTGAAGAATTTTTAAAAACAGAAAGGGCAATCCAAATTTACGAGGAAATTATTCATTCCATTATAAACTATGCCAACACTGAATATGCTAAAAACCGTATTTTACTCCTTAGTCCTGGTAAAGATATGGGGAAGATTCAGGAAAACATGAGTTTAGTTATGGAAGCCAAAAAAATGGCAAATCGTCTCCCCATCAATACTTTAAGAGGACTCTTAAAAAATGTTGACTATGCTGTGAATACTAAACCAAAATATGATACATCAAAAGCCATTCTAGTTGAATCCAAGGAAGATTACTCCGGTTTAATGGATCGTGGTCTTAACAAACAGGCACAGATCCTCAGTATCCAAGAAGCTGGAAGTCTTGAAGAGTTCGAACTGGTGGTTTACGTATATAGAGATGGTATTCTGGAAATGGATGAAACATCCAACATGGTTATGGTGGGTGCAGATGCTGAAGATCTGCAAATTGTCCCGGAAACTGTTTTATCATATTATTATGACAATAAGGTTCTCCTGGAAAATGTGCTGAAGATTAGAACAATATTGGGATACGGATCTGTTCTGGGAGAAGTTTTGAATATACTTGGCTCTCTTGAGTCCTCTGAAATAAATGAAAAAGATTTCGACATTGCAGTGAATCAGGCCAAAGATATTGCAGATGAGAAGTTGAAAGAAGCTATAAAAAATGTGGATCTGTCAGGTGAAGAAGTTCTTGACCTTTTAAATAAGGACATGCCGCCTAAGATTCAAGTAATTTTCGACGATATCTTAAAAGAAGCCATGGATTATATTAAAAAAGATACTGGCGTTGTTTTTGATCCTTTCATCCAGAAATATCCTCTAGAAATAGACTTTCAAGAATTAAAAAGGGTGAAAAAGCAGGAAACTGGGAAAAAAAGAGTTGAATTCTTTGAAAAAAAAGTAAATGCCGCAGTTGAGCTTGAACAACTTAAAAGTGATGTTGAATCTGAAATTCGTGAAATACTTGAATTTGACTACCAGTTCACTTTGGGCTGTTTTGCACATTATTATGATTTGCATGCACCAAGCATAGGTGATGGTTTTTATTTTAAGGATGGTTTACATCTGAATTTAGCACTTAAAGATATTTCTAAAGTTCAAAGGATTAATTACTCCCTAAAATCTCCGGAAAATGTGGTTTTATTAACTGGAGCCAATAGTGGAGGTAAAACCACTCTGCTGGAAACTTTGGCCCAGATCAGCATTATGAGTCAAATGGGGTTGCCAGTCTGTGCCAAAGAGGCCAGTGTTAAACTAGTAGATGAACTTTACTTTTTCAGCAAAAAGCGTTCTCTTGATGCAGGGGCGTTTGAATCATTCTTAAGCACATTTATGCCTATAGTAGTTAGGGATGAGGAAAAATTAATACTTCTTGATGAATTGGAGGCTATTACTGAACTTGAAGCTGCTGTTAAAATCATCTCCAGTTTCATTAATTTCATACAAGATTCTAAATCCTTTGCAATTATCGTTACCCATATGGCTCGGGAAATTCTTAAAAATACTGAGGTAAGGGTGGATGGTATCGAAGCTAAGGGTTTGGATGATGAATATAACTTGATTGTGGATCGGACCCCTCGGATGAATTATTTTGCCCGTAGTACGCCGGAGTTGATTTTGAGGATGGTTTATGAGAGATCAGAGGGTAAGTTGAAGGAAATCTATGGAAAGATGTTGGAGAGGTTTTAG
- the otsB gene encoding trehalose-phosphatase → MSRYLFDNLKDLKIFKNDPKTAIVTDIDGTISEIAPTPEKALVTKAMQNMLVKLKEKFSMVAVISGRSALNAREMVGVEGLLYVGNHGMEFLKDGKLSKHPDVEKYIPVIKKTGQKLKNGDISSMKGLIFEDKGICYTIHYRLSNPSDNPREKILKTLHGDPECKKLNISEGRQLVELKPPISCDKGTILHDIIEEYGLEKIIYLGDDITDLDAFDKLKQMQNEGKIRGSSILVLSSEIPSTVKKDSTYFVNGVDEVLKFFQWLFN, encoded by the coding sequence TTGTCAAGATATCTTTTTGATAATCTAAAAGACCTTAAAATCTTTAAAAATGATCCTAAAACTGCTATTGTTACAGATATTGATGGAACTATTAGTGAAATTGCTCCTACTCCAGAAAAAGCATTGGTCACAAAAGCCATGCAAAATATGTTGGTTAAATTAAAGGAGAAATTTTCGATGGTAGCAGTGATTAGCGGAAGATCTGCCTTAAACGCAAGGGAAATGGTGGGAGTAGAAGGACTCCTATACGTAGGAAACCATGGAATGGAATTTCTAAAAGATGGTAAACTATCCAAGCATCCGGATGTTGAAAAATATATCCCGGTAATCAAGAAAACTGGTCAAAAACTGAAAAATGGAGATATTTCCAGTATGAAGGGCCTGATATTTGAGGATAAAGGAATTTGTTACACTATTCACTACCGTCTATCCAACCCCTCAGATAATCCTCGGGAAAAAATTTTAAAAACCCTCCATGGTGATCCTGAATGTAAAAAACTGAATATTTCAGAAGGACGTCAGTTGGTGGAGCTTAAACCTCCAATAAGTTGTGATAAAGGTACTATTCTCCATGATATAATTGAAGAATATGGTTTAGAAAAAATTATTTATTTAGGAGATGATATCACTGACCTTGATGCATTTGATAAACTCAAACAAATGCAAAATGAAGGGAAAATTAGAGGATCAAGTATTTTGGTGCTCTCCAGTGAAATACCCTCCACCGTTAAAAAAGACTCTACTTATTTTGTTAATGGCGTGGATGAAGTGCTGAAATTCTTTCAATGGCTATTTAACTAA
- a CDS encoding NDP-sugar synthase, with the protein MIKAVLMAGGKGSRIRPLTLSRPKPLIPVANRPMIEYIVGKIKKSGFNELVVTLSYLKSQIKKLLKKKYPDLNIKYSVEKNPLGTAGGVKKASKHINDTFFVLSGDVLVDVDLNEVLHFHKKNNALATMVLTPVEDPSQYGIAVLDDNNQIIKFLEKPSPHEVFSKIANTGTYVLEPEILDYITNKRETDFSNNVFPQLLEEKAGMYGFVHRGYWNDLGRPKTYLQANYDVLNRKIKPKPYGKKLVEGVGRLGDMWVGEGADIKNKIRLIGPVVIGSDCVIEKNCVIGKNTIIGDNVHLEKNTTVKGSVIFPDSKVKEGSYLKDCIVDSSCTIERGSFIESGAILGSNVKLGSYSRVKSRRSIYNSAVILPESIVDSDYPIVG; encoded by the coding sequence ATGATAAAAGCAGTTTTGATGGCTGGAGGCAAAGGTAGTAGGATTCGTCCTCTTACTTTATCCCGTCCAAAACCACTGATCCCCGTGGCTAACCGACCTATGATCGAATACATTGTTGGAAAAATTAAAAAATCTGGTTTTAATGAATTAGTAGTCACTTTAAGCTATTTAAAAAGCCAGATCAAAAAACTGCTTAAAAAAAAATATCCTGATTTAAATATTAAATATTCTGTGGAAAAAAATCCATTGGGAACTGCCGGGGGAGTGAAAAAGGCAAGTAAACATATAAATGATACTTTTTTTGTTTTAAGTGGAGATGTACTAGTAGATGTGGATTTGAACGAAGTTTTACATTTCCATAAAAAAAACAACGCTCTTGCCACCATGGTACTGACCCCAGTTGAAGACCCCAGTCAGTATGGAATCGCAGTGCTGGATGATAACAATCAAATTATTAAATTTTTAGAAAAACCATCACCCCATGAAGTTTTCAGCAAAATCGCCAACACTGGCACTTACGTTCTGGAACCAGAAATTTTGGACTACATAACCAATAAAAGAGAAACTGACTTTTCTAATAACGTTTTCCCTCAATTACTAGAAGAAAAAGCAGGAATGTATGGATTCGTGCATAGAGGTTATTGGAATGATCTTGGAAGACCCAAAACATATCTTCAAGCAAACTATGATGTTTTAAACCGAAAAATCAAGCCAAAACCTTATGGTAAAAAATTAGTCGAAGGAGTGGGGAGACTTGGAGATATGTGGGTAGGTGAAGGTGCTGATATCAAAAATAAGATTAGACTAATCGGACCGGTAGTCATAGGATCTGATTGTGTTATAGAAAAAAACTGTGTGATAGGTAAAAACACAATTATCGGAGATAATGTGCATTTAGAAAAAAATACTACTGTTAAAGGCTCTGTAATTTTCCCAGATAGCAAAGTCAAGGAGGGTTCATACTTAAAGGATTGCATTGTAGATTCAAGTTGTACAATTGAAAGGGGAAGTTTTATTGAAAGTGGTGCAATTTTAGGGAGCAATGTAAAGTTAGGATCATATAGCCGAGTTAAATCAAGAAGATCCATCTACAACAGTGCTGTAATTTTACCAGAATCCATAGTTGACTCTGATTATCCCATTGTTGGATGA
- a CDS encoding phosphomannomutase, giving the protein MTKYVQNIRGVVNTEISNEFASRLGVIVGNFVGPKKNVVVGRDINVPSQMIKRSITTGLMAAGADVIEFGIAPIPVIHYNKDYYNASAIITISKSHLRPEDVDIKIFSDHEIPLQSHPKCVTWDEIGNLQYVYEYRDFYEKAILKQVDTDNIKSKGFFLVLDYKEEVTKPFIPRILDKLGCETVLIGSVSGQSAGDFPEPNPKRMSLVSELTTAIGADMGILLDNDADRVVFVDHHGNMIREQTVLGIFAKYILQDNPNGNVVSSIVASQSLEEIVSGTGGQLIKTSVDDVLYEMESNCAVFGGDEPGMYVFPEFQTCFDGIYAVVKMLEIMATENNTISALAGEIREYNRTGFTIQCEHEKKDEIIETFMAKFEYKNNINTVDGIRVDLKDSFILIRPSRFEPLVRIYIESKSAKKLQELTETVKKIIENV; this is encoded by the coding sequence ATGACTAAATACGTCCAAAATATCAGGGGTGTGGTGAATACAGAGATTTCAAATGAGTTTGCTTCACGTTTAGGCGTGATTGTAGGGAATTTTGTCGGCCCTAAGAAGAATGTGGTGGTGGGTAGGGATATCAATGTTCCTTCCCAAATGATCAAAAGATCAATCACTACTGGGCTGATGGCGGCCGGTGCAGATGTTATTGAATTTGGAATTGCCCCCATACCTGTAATACATTATAATAAGGATTATTATAACGCTTCAGCCATAATCACCATTAGCAAATCTCATCTAAGACCTGAAGATGTTGATATTAAAATATTCAGTGACCATGAAATTCCCCTGCAATCACATCCTAAATGTGTGACCTGGGATGAGATAGGAAATTTGCAATATGTTTATGAATACCGAGATTTTTACGAGAAAGCCATTCTCAAACAAGTTGACACGGATAACATAAAAAGTAAGGGATTTTTTTTGGTTTTAGACTATAAAGAGGAAGTTACTAAACCATTTATTCCAAGGATTTTGGATAAATTAGGTTGCGAGACTGTGTTAATAGGCAGTGTTTCTGGCCAATCAGCAGGGGATTTTCCAGAACCCAACCCCAAAAGAATGTCATTAGTTTCTGAGCTGACCACAGCAATAGGTGCAGATATGGGTATTCTTTTAGATAATGATGCTGACCGTGTAGTTTTCGTTGATCATCATGGGAACATGATCAGAGAACAGACTGTGCTCGGTATTTTTGCTAAATATATCCTTCAGGATAATCCCAATGGTAATGTCGTGTCTTCAATAGTTGCATCACAATCACTGGAAGAAATAGTATCCGGCACTGGTGGCCAACTTATTAAAACTTCAGTTGATGATGTTTTATATGAAATGGAATCTAATTGTGCAGTTTTTGGAGGGGATGAGCCAGGTATGTATGTTTTCCCAGAATTTCAGACTTGTTTCGATGGGATTTATGCGGTTGTGAAAATGTTAGAAATCATGGCCACTGAAAATAACACCATTTCTGCTCTTGCTGGGGAAATAAGAGAATATAACCGAACTGGTTTCACCATCCAATGCGAACATGAAAAAAAAGATGAGATTATTGAAACCTTCATGGCTAAGTTCGAGTATAAAAATAATATTAACACTGTGGATGGGATTAGAGTTGATTTAAAAGATTCTTTCATATTAATACGACCTTCACGCTTCGAACCACTGGTAAGAATATATATCGAATCCAAATCAGCCAAAAAATTACAAGAACTAACTGAAACTGTCAAAAAAATCATTGAAAATGTTTAA
- a CDS encoding trehalose-6-phosphate synthase, whose product MNFPNQDKILEFLEDKNLIVVSNRGPVEFYKYNSKIKMKRGAGGLVSTLLPLMETLNGVWIASAMTPGDVEIAKQYPDNRVPITKDNPLFWVPFVVVEPEQYECYYSTISNPLLWFVQHYMWNSPYTPDIDDRIHQAWEEGYKYMNQKFAEKVYSESKINNKEPLIMLQDYHLYLCPAYIRKKMKHTFLSQFIHIPWPQSDYFNIIPEYMRKAIIEGLLSNNLLGFHIPRYVNNFLHTCEEYVDEVDYDNGIIWHDGQSTHVKSYPISVDYEGIKELASSKEVSLKEKTIKEIKGNCFLFYRTDRADLSKNIIRGFQAYELFLHKYPEYHGKVKFLTTGKPTRQQIREYYDYYYDIMDIIEEINLKFGTDDWKPIELIFKADYKLVVAAFKNYDCMIVNPIADGMNIVPKEASAVNLKKGVIILSEKAGCFEELKDNVLAVNPYDISQTAEAYKNAINMDDEEREYRFSNLQKSVGQRTIYHWISEQFEDIENIKNEL is encoded by the coding sequence ATGAATTTCCCGAACCAGGACAAAATTTTAGAATTTTTAGAGGATAAAAATTTAATAGTTGTTTCCAATCGAGGTCCAGTGGAATTTTATAAATACAACAGCAAGATAAAAATGAAAAGAGGAGCAGGAGGTCTTGTTTCAACATTACTACCATTAATGGAAACCTTAAATGGTGTTTGGATTGCCAGTGCAATGACTCCAGGGGATGTGGAGATCGCTAAGCAATACCCCGATAATAGAGTACCTATTACTAAGGATAATCCTCTTTTTTGGGTGCCATTTGTGGTAGTGGAACCAGAACAGTATGAATGTTACTACAGTACAATAAGTAATCCTTTACTCTGGTTTGTTCAGCACTACATGTGGAACAGTCCTTACACCCCTGATATTGATGATCGGATACATCAAGCTTGGGAAGAAGGTTACAAATACATGAATCAGAAATTTGCTGAAAAAGTATATTCAGAAAGTAAAATTAACAATAAAGAACCACTTATAATGTTACAAGACTATCATCTCTATTTATGTCCCGCTTACATCCGAAAAAAAATGAAACATACTTTTTTAAGCCAGTTTATCCATATTCCCTGGCCTCAATCAGATTACTTTAACATTATTCCAGAATATATGAGAAAGGCTATTATTGAAGGGTTACTATCCAATAACCTTCTTGGATTCCACATCCCCAGATATGTGAACAATTTCCTTCACACTTGTGAAGAATATGTTGATGAAGTAGATTATGATAATGGAATTATCTGGCATGATGGACAATCCACCCATGTGAAAAGCTATCCAATTTCGGTAGATTATGAAGGAATTAAAGAACTGGCAAGTTCAAAAGAAGTTTCTCTAAAAGAGAAAACGATTAAAGAAATTAAAGGTAATTGCTTTCTTTTCTATCGAACAGACCGTGCAGATTTAAGTAAAAATATCATCCGTGGATTTCAAGCTTACGAACTCTTTTTGCATAAATATCCCGAGTATCATGGCAAAGTAAAGTTTTTAACCACTGGAAAACCAACCAGGCAACAGATTAGAGAATACTATGATTATTATTATGATATTATGGACATAATTGAAGAAATAAACTTAAAATTTGGTACTGATGATTGGAAACCAATAGAACTAATATTCAAAGCGGATTACAAACTTGTAGTAGCTGCTTTCAAAAATTATGACTGTATGATTGTAAATCCCATAGCAGATGGTATGAATATCGTTCCCAAAGAAGCATCGGCGGTTAACCTTAAAAAAGGCGTTATAATCTTATCAGAAAAAGCAGGTTGTTTTGAAGAACTCAAAGACAATGTATTGGCAGTGAACCCCTACGATATTAGTCAAACAGCCGAAGCCTATAAAAATGCTATTAATATGGATGATGAGGAAAGAGAGTATCGATTTAGTAACTTACAAAAAAGTGTAGGTCAAAGAACAATATATCACTGGATAAGCGAACAGTTTGAAGACATTGAAAATATAAAAAACGAGCTCTAA